A region of Acidithiobacillus ferridurans DNA encodes the following proteins:
- the rpsO gene encoding 30S ribosomal protein S15 codes for MALSHDVKAEVVQGYATHVGDTGSPEVQVALLTTRIEGLTDHFKVNKHDHHSRQGLLRMVGQRRKLLDYLKKRDVNRYRTLIERLGLRK; via the coding sequence ATGGCGTTGTCTCATGATGTCAAAGCAGAAGTTGTCCAGGGTTATGCCACCCATGTGGGGGATACGGGTTCTCCGGAAGTGCAGGTTGCCCTGCTGACCACCCGAATCGAAGGGCTGACAGATCATTTCAAGGTAAACAAGCATGATCACCATTCCCGTCAGGGGCTTCTGCGGATGGTCGGCCAGCGCCGCAAGTTGCTGGACTACCTGAAGAAGCGGGATGTGAATCGCTATCGCACGCTGATCGAACGTCTGGGTCTGCGCAAGTAA
- the pnp gene encoding polyribonucleotide nucleotidyltransferase: MIRKEVDFGGRRLQLETGRMARQADGAVLVSSGDTVVLVTAVGRREMKPGQDFFPLTVNYQEKAYAAGKIPGGFFKREGRPTEKETLTSRLIDRPIRPLFPKGFMNEVQVIATVVSVDRDNDPDILALVGASAALAVSGIPFSGPIGAARVAYIDGQYVLNPSYAQLTTSQLDLVVAGTRQAVLMVESEAQQLSEEVMLEAVMFGHAQFQPVIDTIEALAREAGKPRWEWVAPVADEALGVQVREKATPLLQEAYALTEKQARSKRLEEVQQAMAIEFGGDDAGRGDMVRGFLKKIETGIVRGRILDGAPRIDGRDSKTVRPITIEAGVLPRTHGSALFTRGETQALVVATLGTKGDEQIIDALQGESRDRFLLHYNFPPFSTGETGMVGSPKRREIGHGRLAKRAIAAVLPTEGEFPYSLRVVSEVLESNGSSSMATVCGASLALMDAGVPLKAPVAGVAMGLIKEGERFAVLTDILGDEDHLGDMDFKVAGTVQGVTALQMDIKIDGITREIMAQALKQALAGRLHILGLMNGVLSRGRGELSDYAPRIITIQINPDRIRDVIGPGGKVIRALTEETGATIDIQDNGTVTIASVDGEAGAAAKRRIELLTADVQVDVIYDGKVAKIMDFGAFVTILPGRDGLLHISQISNERVSDVHDHLKEGQAVHVKVLEVDRQGKIKLSMKGIPQ, translated from the coding sequence ATGATTCGGAAAGAAGTAGATTTTGGCGGCCGCCGCCTGCAACTGGAGACGGGCCGCATGGCGCGTCAGGCGGACGGTGCGGTGCTGGTTTCCAGCGGAGACACGGTCGTTCTGGTGACGGCAGTGGGCCGCCGGGAGATGAAGCCGGGCCAGGATTTCTTTCCGCTGACGGTCAACTATCAGGAGAAGGCCTACGCCGCGGGCAAAATTCCCGGTGGTTTCTTCAAGCGGGAAGGGCGCCCCACGGAAAAGGAGACGCTGACGTCGCGTCTGATCGATCGCCCTATCCGGCCGCTCTTCCCCAAGGGCTTCATGAACGAAGTGCAGGTGATCGCTACGGTGGTGTCGGTGGATCGAGATAACGATCCCGATATTCTGGCACTGGTGGGTGCCTCGGCGGCTCTGGCAGTTTCCGGTATTCCGTTCAGTGGCCCGATCGGCGCGGCCCGGGTGGCTTACATCGACGGGCAATATGTGCTCAACCCCAGTTACGCACAACTGACTACTTCGCAACTGGATCTCGTGGTGGCGGGAACCCGGCAGGCCGTACTCATGGTCGAGTCCGAGGCGCAGCAGTTGTCCGAAGAGGTCATGCTGGAAGCGGTGATGTTCGGTCACGCGCAGTTCCAGCCCGTCATCGACACCATTGAAGCGCTGGCGCGCGAGGCCGGCAAACCGCGCTGGGAGTGGGTGGCGCCGGTGGCCGATGAAGCACTGGGTGTGCAGGTGCGCGAGAAAGCCACACCGCTTCTGCAGGAGGCCTATGCGCTGACGGAGAAGCAGGCGCGCAGCAAGCGGCTGGAAGAGGTGCAGCAGGCCATGGCGATCGAGTTTGGCGGTGACGATGCCGGACGCGGAGACATGGTTCGCGGATTTTTGAAAAAAATTGAAACCGGCATCGTGCGTGGACGTATTCTGGATGGCGCGCCCCGCATCGATGGCCGGGACAGCAAGACCGTGCGGCCCATCACCATCGAGGCGGGTGTGTTGCCGCGGACCCATGGTTCGGCGCTCTTCACCCGGGGGGAAACCCAGGCTCTGGTGGTGGCGACGTTGGGTACCAAGGGCGACGAGCAGATCATCGATGCCCTGCAAGGCGAAAGCCGTGACCGCTTTTTGCTGCATTACAACTTCCCGCCCTTCTCCACCGGTGAAACGGGTATGGTGGGTTCGCCCAAGCGCCGGGAGATCGGGCACGGGCGTCTGGCGAAGCGGGCGATAGCCGCGGTCCTGCCGACCGAAGGCGAATTCCCGTACAGCCTGCGGGTTGTTTCTGAAGTGCTGGAATCCAACGGCTCTTCCAGTATGGCGACTGTCTGTGGCGCCTCCCTGGCACTGATGGACGCGGGCGTACCCCTCAAGGCGCCGGTGGCGGGCGTGGCCATGGGCCTCATCAAGGAAGGAGAGCGTTTTGCCGTCCTCACCGACATCCTGGGCGATGAAGATCATCTGGGTGATATGGATTTCAAGGTGGCGGGCACGGTACAAGGGGTGACCGCCCTGCAGATGGATATCAAGATCGACGGGATTACCCGGGAAATCATGGCGCAGGCGCTCAAGCAGGCGCTGGCGGGGCGGCTGCATATCCTCGGACTGATGAATGGCGTGCTGTCCAGGGGGCGTGGCGAGTTGTCCGACTACGCACCGCGCATCATTACCATCCAGATCAATCCGGATCGCATCCGCGACGTCATCGGACCGGGCGGTAAAGTCATACGCGCCCTGACCGAAGAAACCGGCGCGACCATCGATATTCAGGACAACGGCACGGTAACCATCGCCTCGGTGGATGGTGAAGCCGGCGCCGCCGCGAAGCGACGTATCGAGTTGCTGACGGCGGATGTGCAGGTCGATGTCATTTACGACGGAAAGGTGGCCAAGATCATGGATTTTGGCGCCTTTGTGACGATTCTGCCGGGACGCGACGGTCTGCTGCACATTTCCCAGATCAGCAACGAACGGGTCAGCGATGTCCACGACCATCTCAAGGAAGGGCAAGCGGTGCATGTCAAAGTTCTGGAAGTGGATCGCCAGGGCAAGATCAAGCTGAGCATGAAGGGTATCCCGCAATAA
- a CDS encoding M16 family metallopeptidase, with protein sequence MATQVDRYGPLLLLSPDMTRAVEPLCTTLDNGVTVISERLPGRRSVALSLTVGNGSRDQAPDENGFAHLLEHMLFKGSTERDGDALNAAMESLGGTINAFTDRESTVFHGTVLAEDAADAFTLLTELLTKPRFDHADLRLEKRVVAQEAAMAAEDVEDWAQERALAEIWGTHPLAWPVLGNARCIRSASRKRLQAYHQRILAESPLIITAVGEVEHGALCTWAQAAFRGRVGRARSAAPAPRFHGGQKRLRRAQAQQAHLIWMAPGCSVAAEDYLAHVVANAILGGGTASYLFRELREKRGLAYQVFSHLDPLRDCGEWTLYAAAPGAQHVQAAAAMAEVLAMLLEHGPTVADMIWAKRSLRIQLLLGQEDAEIRMSRLTRQWLYLGRLVPAEESLRTLAAVDADAVLRVLRKAWTERFEGLCLPARR encoded by the coding sequence ATGGCGACACAGGTGGACCGGTACGGTCCACTTTTGTTGTTGTCTCCTGACATGACGCGCGCCGTCGAACCTCTATGCACGACGCTGGATAACGGTGTGACCGTGATCAGCGAGCGACTGCCCGGGCGTCGGAGTGTGGCTTTGTCCCTGACCGTCGGCAACGGCAGCCGGGATCAGGCCCCGGACGAAAACGGCTTTGCCCATCTGCTGGAGCATATGCTCTTCAAAGGCAGCACGGAGCGCGATGGCGATGCGCTCAATGCGGCCATGGAGTCGCTGGGCGGTACCATCAATGCGTTTACAGATCGGGAAAGCACGGTGTTTCACGGGACGGTACTGGCGGAGGATGCCGCTGACGCCTTCACGCTGCTGACCGAGCTGTTGACGAAGCCGCGCTTCGACCACGCCGATCTGCGCCTGGAAAAGCGCGTGGTTGCTCAGGAAGCGGCCATGGCGGCAGAGGATGTGGAGGATTGGGCTCAGGAGCGCGCCCTCGCGGAAATCTGGGGAACCCATCCCCTGGCCTGGCCGGTGCTGGGGAATGCACGATGCATCCGGTCCGCCAGTCGCAAGCGCCTGCAAGCCTATCACCAGCGGATCCTCGCCGAATCGCCGCTGATCATTACCGCCGTCGGAGAAGTGGAGCATGGGGCGCTCTGCACCTGGGCGCAGGCCGCCTTCCGGGGGCGCGTGGGGCGGGCTCGTAGCGCAGCGCCCGCCCCACGGTTTCATGGCGGACAGAAACGGCTGCGCCGCGCCCAGGCGCAGCAGGCGCACCTGATCTGGATGGCGCCTGGGTGCAGCGTCGCCGCGGAGGACTATCTGGCCCATGTGGTGGCCAACGCCATACTGGGCGGTGGTACGGCCTCCTATCTGTTCCGCGAGTTGCGTGAGAAGCGCGGGCTGGCCTACCAGGTATTCTCCCATCTTGATCCCCTCCGTGACTGCGGCGAATGGACGCTCTATGCGGCCGCGCCGGGCGCGCAGCACGTTCAGGCGGCAGCGGCGATGGCAGAGGTCCTGGCGATGTTGCTGGAGCATGGACCGACCGTAGCGGATATGATCTGGGCCAAGCGCAGCCTACGGATTCAGCTCCTCCTCGGGCAGGAGGATGCGGAAATTCGCATGAGCCGCCTGACGCGGCAATGGCTCTACCTAGGGCGTCTGGTCCCGGCGGAAGAGTCTCTCCGGACCCTTGCGGCGGTGGACGCCGACGCCGTCCTGCGGGTTTTGCGCAAGGCCTGGACCGAGCGTTTCGAGGGGTTGTGCCTGCCGGCGCGGCGCTGA
- the gloB gene encoding hydroxyacylglutathione hydrolase: MPVHFIPAFTDNYIYVAETPEGAWIIDPGCAEPVLDWCAEHTLRPSAILCTHHHADHTGGVEALAQHFGIPVYGANRRIPGLTHAVAEGRLTLDAEMLTVLEVPGHTRDHIAYWWKNVLFCGDTLFAAGCGRLFEGTAAQMFHSLQRLAALPDHTAVYCAHEYTLTNLHFAAQADPDNPVIVQRQQEAIAQRARNEPTLPSGMALERASNPFLRCREPALIRSANVFDPATGDDPVRVFSALRRWKDHFS; the protein is encoded by the coding sequence ATGCCTGTTCATTTTATTCCCGCCTTTACGGATAACTACATCTACGTCGCCGAAACGCCCGAAGGGGCGTGGATTATCGACCCCGGTTGCGCGGAACCCGTCCTTGACTGGTGCGCTGAACATACGCTCCGCCCGAGCGCCATTCTCTGTACCCACCATCATGCGGATCACACCGGAGGCGTGGAAGCGCTGGCGCAGCATTTCGGTATTCCCGTATACGGCGCCAACCGGCGCATTCCGGGGCTGACCCATGCCGTGGCCGAGGGTCGCCTGACGCTGGATGCGGAGATGCTCACGGTGCTGGAGGTGCCCGGCCATACCCGCGATCATATCGCGTATTGGTGGAAAAATGTCCTTTTCTGCGGAGACACCCTCTTCGCCGCAGGCTGCGGGCGCCTCTTCGAGGGTACCGCAGCGCAGATGTTTCATAGTCTGCAACGCCTCGCGGCGCTACCTGATCACACCGCCGTCTACTGCGCCCATGAATACACCCTCACGAATCTGCACTTCGCGGCCCAGGCCGACCCGGACAATCCGGTCATAGTGCAGCGCCAGCAGGAAGCCATCGCACAGCGCGCGCGCAACGAACCCACCTTACCCTCCGGCATGGCCCTGGAACGCGCCAGCAACCCTTTTCTGCGGTGCCGCGAGCCCGCTCTGATCCGCAGCGCCAACGTCTTCGATCCTGCTACGGGGGACGACCCTGTCCGCGTCTTCAGCGCCCTGCGCCGCTGGAAAGACCACTTTTCCTGA
- a CDS encoding class I SAM-dependent methyltransferase: MQHPGCQSRPRQQRAAVWWNGRSGRLLLDRARDMLPHWIERLQPETILQLGQPVFWGLPPEREHTWVLLNDGFALPSDEYLQAYGVCEAMPFAAMRFDLVIVPFCLTRMANPQAVLEECWRVLRPEGHVLIMDFNPGGSLSVVRRWHLWRRDRAWPWLRPFLPPGRLRSLLKGQGFVLREGRYFQYTVPGLRRNAQWMELVGDRWWPAGANAYLILAQRRDPERPLVGAVRPFNVRSGRQKVRSEAPVAYAGPDPENTAPCPKKS; the protein is encoded by the coding sequence ATGCAACATCCAGGATGCCAAAGTCGACCACGGCAACAACGCGCCGCCGTCTGGTGGAATGGCCGCAGCGGCCGCCTTCTGCTCGACCGTGCCCGGGATATGCTGCCGCACTGGATAGAACGCCTGCAGCCGGAGACCATTCTGCAGCTCGGACAACCCGTTTTCTGGGGACTGCCGCCCGAACGCGAGCATACTTGGGTATTGCTCAATGACGGCTTTGCCCTGCCTTCCGACGAGTATCTGCAGGCCTACGGTGTCTGTGAAGCGATGCCTTTCGCGGCCATGCGTTTCGACCTGGTGATCGTCCCCTTTTGTCTGACCCGCATGGCCAATCCGCAGGCGGTGCTGGAGGAGTGCTGGCGGGTCCTGCGTCCCGAAGGCCATGTGCTGATCATGGACTTCAATCCGGGGGGGAGCCTGAGCGTGGTACGCCGTTGGCATCTCTGGCGCAGGGACCGCGCCTGGCCATGGCTGCGTCCCTTCCTGCCGCCGGGGCGACTGCGTAGTCTGCTCAAGGGGCAGGGTTTCGTGCTTCGCGAGGGACGTTATTTTCAATACACCGTTCCGGGTCTGAGGCGCAACGCGCAGTGGATGGAGCTGGTGGGCGACCGCTGGTGGCCGGCAGGGGCCAACGCTTATCTGATACTGGCCCAGCGGCGGGATCCCGAGCGGCCGCTGGTGGGTGCGGTCCGGCCATTCAACGTGCGTTCCGGGCGGCAGAAGGTCCGGTCCGAAGCCCCTGTTGCCTATGCTGGTCCCGACCCTGAGAACACCGCCCCATGCCCGAAAAAGTCATAG
- the rnhA gene encoding ribonuclease HI, with protein sequence MPEKVIDLFTDGGCRGNPGIGAWGVWLRLAGQERVLWGFAPETTNNRMELTAALRGLEALKRPSAVRVTSDSRYLRDGMTQWLAGWQRRGWRTAGGEAVKNRDIWELLAVVAARHQVQWEWVRGHSGHIENERVDALLNRVMDQYAAGGQAREGEGWL encoded by the coding sequence ATGCCCGAAAAAGTCATAGACCTCTTTACCGATGGCGGGTGCCGCGGTAACCCCGGGATCGGCGCCTGGGGCGTGTGGCTGCGGCTGGCCGGGCAGGAGCGGGTCTTATGGGGCTTCGCCCCGGAAACGACGAACAACCGGATGGAGCTGACGGCGGCTTTGCGCGGTCTGGAGGCGCTCAAGCGACCCAGCGCCGTGCGGGTAACCAGTGATTCCCGTTATCTGCGGGATGGCATGACCCAGTGGCTGGCTGGCTGGCAGCGGCGGGGCTGGCGGACGGCGGGCGGGGAGGCGGTCAAAAATCGCGATATCTGGGAGTTGTTGGCGGTGGTGGCTGCCCGCCACCAGGTCCAGTGGGAGTGGGTGAGAGGCCACTCCGGGCATATCGAGAATGAACGGGTGGATGCATTGCTGAATCGGGTCATGGACCAGTATGCAGCGGGCGGGCAGGCGCGGGAGGGCGAAGGATGGCTGTGA
- the dnaQ gene encoding DNA polymerase III subunit epsilon has product MAVRQVVLDTETTGIDWKQGHRVIEIGAVELIDRRVTGAYYQQYLNPQRSSDPEALRIHGLTDEFLQDQPGFAEVADAFLEFLGDAELIIHNAPFDLGFLNHELQLAGKAPLRQAVMDTLADARRRHPGQKNDLDSLCRRYSVENRHRELHGALLDTRILAEVYLAMTGGQVDMMGMLGAAGGPAATEMQSAGDDRRSEGIPAAVSRPRGPLRVIRASAEECMLHQQYLQNMGGNALWEPESQDIPPA; this is encoded by the coding sequence ATGGCTGTGAGGCAAGTGGTGCTGGATACGGAAACCACGGGCATCGACTGGAAGCAGGGGCACCGGGTGATCGAAATCGGTGCCGTGGAGCTGATCGACCGGCGGGTGACGGGGGCGTATTACCAGCAATACCTCAATCCGCAGCGCAGCAGCGATCCCGAGGCGTTGCGGATACACGGACTGACCGACGAATTTTTGCAGGATCAGCCGGGCTTCGCGGAGGTGGCAGATGCCTTTCTGGAGTTTCTCGGTGACGCGGAGCTGATCATTCACAACGCGCCCTTCGACCTGGGATTCCTGAATCACGAACTGCAACTGGCGGGGAAGGCGCCTTTGCGACAGGCCGTCATGGATACGCTGGCGGATGCGCGCCGCCGTCATCCCGGCCAGAAAAATGATCTGGACAGTCTGTGCCGGCGTTACAGTGTGGAAAACCGCCATCGTGAACTGCATGGGGCCTTGCTGGACACCCGGATACTCGCCGAGGTCTACCTGGCGATGACTGGCGGGCAGGTGGATATGATGGGGATGCTGGGTGCCGCAGGTGGCCCCGCCGCAACGGAGATGCAGTCCGCGGGGGATGACCGTCGGAGTGAGGGCATTCCGGCGGCAGTGTCACGGCCACGGGGCCCCCTGCGGGTAATCCGTGCCAGTGCGGAGGAGTGCATGCTCCATCAGCAATATTTGCAGAATATGGGTGGTAACGCGTTATGGGAGCCGGAAAGCCAGGATATTCCACCGGCTTGA
- a CDS encoding roadblock/LC7 domain-containing protein: protein MRTKKMQSILAELNDGSADIDASAIISTEGLMLASAISGEVSEDRAGAVMASISSLADRAMREFKLGNLEQLVMKGRNGYALMIQAGEYAALIVIGYGDGPEWSLALLRSIPAAGAISDLLTPGFGWSMEGPVGIPQGSI, encoded by the coding sequence TTGCGCACCAAAAAGATGCAATCCATTCTCGCTGAACTGAATGATGGTTCAGCCGACATAGACGCCTCCGCGATCATCTCCACCGAGGGCCTGATGCTCGCCTCCGCCATATCCGGAGAGGTGAGTGAAGACCGGGCAGGTGCGGTGATGGCGTCCATATCCTCCCTGGCCGACCGTGCAATGCGCGAGTTCAAACTCGGCAACCTAGAACAACTGGTGATGAAAGGGCGCAATGGCTACGCCCTCATGATCCAGGCGGGGGAATATGCGGCGCTGATCGTTATCGGCTATGGCGATGGACCGGAATGGAGCCTAGCGTTGCTCAGGAGCATTCCCGCGGCAGGCGCCATCAGCGACCTGCTGACACCAGGCTTCGGATGGTCTATGGAAGGGCCTGTTGGGATTCCGCAAGGCTCGATCTAG
- the gloA gene encoding lactoylglutathione lyase, whose product MAPDQHLPVNALGKTSRISLDGRRSERSVILADGSMHSLTLLHPGVYTLSSEVAETIRVLSGMAYYHAEGAMTFRSCMLATAWSFLPARATAWKWWSLWITCFQVKEILLMRILHTMLRVADLDRAIAFYTEVLGMQLLRRNDYPEGKFTLAFVGYQNENAGAVIELTYNWGVERYDLGDGFGHIAIEVEDAVAACDGIRQRGGKVVREAGPMKHGNTVIAFVEDPDGYRIELIERKADFAEHPA is encoded by the coding sequence ATGGCACCCGACCAGCATCTGCCAGTCAACGCACTGGGCAAAACCAGCCGCATCTCTCTGGACGGGCGACGTAGCGAGCGCAGCGTCATTCTCGCCGATGGCAGCATGCACAGCCTCACCCTTCTGCACCCGGGCGTCTATACTTTGAGCAGCGAAGTGGCGGAGACCATCCGGGTACTCAGCGGGATGGCCTACTACCATGCCGAGGGGGCAATGACGTTCAGGAGTTGCATGCTGGCGACAGCATGGTCATTCCTGCCAGCCAGAGCTACCGCCTGGAAGTGGTGGAGCCTCTGGATTACCTGCTTTCAAGTTAAGGAGATTCTTCTCATGCGCATATTGCACACCATGCTGCGCGTCGCCGATCTGGACCGCGCCATTGCCTTCTACACGGAGGTACTCGGCATGCAACTCCTGCGCCGTAACGATTATCCCGAAGGCAAATTTACCCTGGCCTTCGTCGGTTATCAGAACGAGAATGCCGGGGCGGTAATTGAGCTGACCTATAACTGGGGCGTGGAACGGTACGACCTCGGCGACGGCTTCGGACATATCGCCATAGAAGTTGAGGATGCCGTGGCGGCCTGCGACGGCATCCGCCAGCGGGGCGGAAAGGTGGTGCGCGAGGCGGGACCCATGAAGCACGGCAACACCGTTATCGCCTTCGTGGAAGACCCCGACGGCTACCGCATCGAGTTGATCGAGCGCAAAGCAGACTTTGCCGAACATCCGGCCTGA